The Streptomyces sp. NBC_01268 genome window below encodes:
- a CDS encoding LPXTG cell wall anchor domain-containing protein, with the protein MKIRRILATAVAAAVTTPVVFLSATPAFADTKPGTTAEARNKKPTLDELRLAVTKAQAVYDAAVVADSDAQRAMDEFDKPGNPLSVARIAAKKASDEAAAAKVTADGELKKAQDAQAALPAEATQEQKDAAKKAVDDAQKSADEAKATAETKAAAYAAADKTYDDASVELSRKIGKAQKAKADALKALDAAKKELADAQEEPGEDDCVDDKNFVTTLTGPAKVTAGTSAVFNLRVTNKGKFTFDEVGGSALAYSMEDGEDEHFSVAWSSVNSPKWQTLDSFDEEEGFSSLSAVKPGGSFDFKLKVTVDAKAKAADAVLAGGGGYQNKDGACGVTDEGAFAGFAVVKPTKPAPGKDTDKGGSTTGGNGNTTQQGGSSNTSVTSGSTGGTLAKTGSGSATLPIGLAGGVAVVLGAGAMVLVRRRKAGADA; encoded by the coding sequence TTGAAGATCCGTCGCATCCTCGCGACCGCCGTGGCCGCCGCCGTGACCACCCCGGTCGTCTTCCTTTCCGCCACGCCCGCCTTCGCCGACACCAAGCCCGGCACGACGGCCGAGGCGCGCAACAAGAAGCCCACGCTGGACGAGCTCCGCCTCGCGGTCACCAAGGCGCAGGCCGTGTACGACGCGGCCGTCGTCGCCGACTCGGACGCCCAGCGGGCCATGGACGAGTTCGACAAGCCGGGCAACCCGCTGTCGGTCGCCCGCATCGCCGCGAAGAAGGCCTCCGACGAGGCCGCCGCCGCCAAGGTCACCGCCGACGGCGAGCTGAAGAAGGCCCAGGACGCCCAGGCCGCGCTGCCCGCCGAGGCGACCCAGGAGCAGAAGGACGCGGCCAAGAAGGCCGTGGACGACGCCCAGAAGTCCGCCGACGAGGCGAAGGCCACCGCCGAGACCAAGGCCGCCGCCTACGCGGCCGCGGACAAGACCTACGACGACGCCTCCGTCGAGCTCTCCCGCAAGATCGGCAAGGCGCAGAAGGCCAAGGCCGACGCGCTCAAGGCCCTCGACGCCGCCAAGAAGGAGCTCGCCGACGCCCAGGAGGAGCCGGGCGAGGACGACTGCGTGGACGACAAGAACTTCGTCACCACCCTCACGGGCCCGGCGAAGGTCACGGCCGGCACGAGCGCGGTCTTCAACCTGCGGGTGACCAACAAGGGCAAGTTCACTTTCGACGAGGTCGGCGGCTCGGCGCTCGCGTACTCCATGGAGGACGGCGAGGACGAGCACTTCAGCGTGGCTTGGTCCTCGGTGAACAGCCCGAAGTGGCAGACGCTCGACTCATTCGACGAGGAGGAGGGCTTTTCCAGCCTCTCCGCGGTCAAGCCGGGCGGCTCCTTCGACTTCAAGCTGAAGGTCACCGTCGACGCCAAGGCCAAGGCGGCCGACGCGGTCCTGGCCGGTGGCGGCGGCTACCAGAACAAGGACGGCGCTTGCGGCGTCACCGACGAGGGCGCCTTCGCAGGGTTCGCCGTCGTCAAGCCCACCAAGCCCGCCCCGGGCAAGGACACCGACAAGGGCGGCTCCACCACCGGCGGCAACGGCAACACCACCCAGCAGGGCGGCTCGTCGAACACCTCGGTGACGAGCGGCTCCACCGGCGGCACCCTCGCCAAGACCGGTTCCGGTTCCGCCACCCTGCCGATCGGCCTCGCGGGCGGCGTGGCCGTCGTGCTCGGCGCGGGCGCGATGGTGCTCGTGCGGCGGCGCAAGGCCGGCGCGGACGCGTAG
- the nuoN gene encoding NADH-quinone oxidoreductase subunit NuoN produces the protein MSTPAVHTLWTTAAEPISKIPAPHIEYTQLSPVLIVVGAAVVSVLVEAFVPRRGRHYTQVFLSVLALVAAFAAVVGLAAGGYGSTKAHLAAMGAIAVDGPALFLQGTILLASVVAVLTFAERRLDPADHGHRVDSFAAEAAAVPGSEQERAAVKAGFTTTEVFPLALFAVAGMLVFPAANDLLTLFVALEVFSLPLYLLCAVARRKRLLSQEAAVKYFLLGAFSSAFLLFGIALLYGYAGSVSYAAIADVVDGDVAGIDPALADTMGNDVLLLIGFALVLMGLLFKVGAVPFHMWTPDVYQGAPTPVTGFMAAATKVAAFGAMLRLLYVVLPGLTWDWRPVMWAVAIVTMLGGAIVAITQTDIKRLLAYSSIAHAGFILAGVIAATPSGVSSVLFYLGAYSFVTIGAFAVVTLVRDAGGEATHLSKWAGLGRRSPLVAAVFAVFLLAFAGIPLTSGFSGKFAVFKAAADGGAGALVVVGVISSAIAAFFYIRVIVLMFFSEPKADGPTVAVPSGLTSVAITAGVVVTLVLGFAPQYFLDLANQASVFVR, from the coding sequence GTGAGCACCCCGGCTGTCCACACCCTGTGGACGACGGCCGCCGAGCCGATCAGCAAGATCCCGGCACCCCACATCGAGTACACGCAGCTGTCGCCCGTGCTCATCGTGGTCGGCGCGGCGGTCGTCAGTGTCCTCGTCGAGGCCTTCGTGCCGCGCAGGGGACGCCACTACACGCAGGTGTTCCTGAGCGTCCTGGCGCTCGTCGCCGCGTTCGCCGCCGTCGTCGGCCTCGCCGCCGGCGGCTACGGCTCCACCAAGGCGCACCTCGCGGCGATGGGGGCCATCGCCGTCGACGGGCCCGCGCTGTTCCTCCAGGGCACCATCCTGCTCGCCTCGGTCGTCGCGGTCCTCACCTTCGCCGAGCGCAGGCTCGACCCGGCCGACCACGGCCACCGGGTCGACTCCTTCGCCGCCGAGGCCGCCGCGGTCCCCGGCAGCGAGCAGGAGCGGGCGGCCGTCAAGGCCGGCTTCACCACCACCGAGGTGTTCCCGCTCGCCCTGTTCGCGGTCGCCGGCATGCTGGTCTTCCCCGCGGCCAACGACCTGCTGACCCTCTTCGTCGCGCTGGAGGTCTTCTCCCTCCCGCTCTACCTGCTGTGCGCGGTCGCCCGCCGCAAGCGCCTCCTCTCGCAGGAGGCCGCGGTCAAGTACTTCCTGCTCGGCGCCTTCTCCTCGGCGTTCCTGCTCTTCGGGATCGCCCTGCTCTACGGCTACGCGGGCTCCGTCTCGTACGCCGCGATCGCCGACGTCGTCGACGGCGACGTCGCCGGGATCGACCCGGCGCTCGCCGACACCATGGGCAACGACGTGCTGCTGCTCATCGGCTTCGCCCTGGTGCTGATGGGGCTGCTGTTCAAGGTCGGCGCCGTCCCGTTCCACATGTGGACCCCGGACGTCTACCAGGGCGCCCCGACCCCCGTCACCGGCTTCATGGCCGCCGCGACGAAGGTCGCCGCGTTCGGCGCGATGCTGCGCCTGCTGTACGTGGTGCTGCCGGGGCTCACCTGGGACTGGCGGCCGGTCATGTGGGCCGTCGCCATCGTCACCATGCTGGGCGGTGCGATCGTCGCCATCACCCAGACCGACATCAAGCGGCTGCTCGCGTACTCCTCGATCGCCCACGCCGGGTTCATCCTGGCCGGTGTCATCGCGGCCACGCCCAGCGGCGTCTCGTCGGTCCTGTTCTACCTGGGCGCCTACTCCTTCGTGACGATCGGCGCCTTCGCCGTGGTCACGCTGGTCCGGGACGCGGGCGGCGAGGCCACCCACCTGTCCAAGTGGGCGGGTCTGGGCCGCCGTTCGCCGCTGGTCGCGGCGGTCTTCGCGGTCTTCCTGCTCGCCTTCGCCGGCATCCCGCTGACCTCCGGGTTCTCCGGGAAGTTCGCCGTCTTCAAGGCGGCGGCGGACGGCGGCGCGGGCGCCCTGGTCGTGGTCGGTGTGATCTCCTCCGCGATCGCCGCGTTCTTCTACATCCGGGTGATCGTGCTGATGTTCTTCAGCGAGCCGAAGGCGGACGGCCCCACGGTCGCCGTGCCGTCGGGCCTCACCTCGGTCGCGATCACCGCCGGTGTGGTGGTCACCCTGGTGCTCGGCTTCGCGCCGCAGTACTTCCTGGACCTCGCGAACCAGGCGAGCGTGTTCGTGCGCTAG
- a CDS encoding dioxygenase family protein: MDSETSTGHITRKAVLRAAIAAGMAVPTVLMGVPALARTLTDGTVAPALTPECDDGDHPTVEQIEGPYFKPNSPLRSSLLETGTPGVRLTVSGYVFGRACLPVSGALLDFWQADTNGAYDNTGFRFRGHQFTGADGSFKLTTIVPGLYPGRTRHLHVKVQAPGRPILTTQLYFPGEPRNNTDSIFDARLLMNVRDAGGAKEAAFDFVLDVPQTPGPTPTPTPTPTTPGGTWAVGTVYRAGDAVTYAGRGYVCLQAHTAQPGWEPPTVPALWRAA, from the coding sequence ATGGACAGCGAGACCAGCACCGGCCACATCACCCGGAAGGCCGTGCTGCGCGCGGCGATAGCCGCCGGGATGGCCGTCCCCACGGTGCTCATGGGCGTCCCCGCGCTCGCCCGCACGCTCACCGACGGCACCGTCGCGCCGGCGCTGACGCCGGAGTGCGACGACGGCGACCACCCCACCGTCGAGCAGATCGAGGGCCCCTACTTCAAGCCCAACTCCCCGCTGCGGTCCAGCCTGTTGGAAACGGGCACACCGGGCGTGCGGCTCACCGTCAGCGGCTACGTCTTCGGGCGGGCCTGCCTGCCGGTGTCCGGGGCGCTGCTCGACTTCTGGCAGGCCGACACCAACGGCGCGTACGACAACACGGGCTTCCGCTTCCGGGGGCACCAGTTCACCGGCGCGGACGGCTCGTTCAAGCTCACCACGATCGTGCCGGGGCTCTACCCGGGCCGCACCCGGCACCTCCACGTCAAGGTGCAGGCCCCGGGCCGGCCGATCCTCACCACCCAGCTGTACTTCCCGGGCGAGCCGCGCAACAACACGGACTCGATCTTCGACGCGCGGCTGCTGATGAACGTGCGGGACGCGGGCGGAGCCAAGGAGGCGGCGTTCGACTTCGTCCTCGACGTGCCGCAGACCCCCGGCCCGACGCCCACGCCGACTCCGACGCCGACGACGCCCGGGGGCACCTGGGCCGTCGGGACCGTGTACCGGGCGGGGGACGCGGTCACCTACGCCGGGCGGGGCTACGTGTGCCTGCAGGCGCACACGGCCCAGCCCGGCTGGGAGCCGCCGACGGTGCCCGCGCTGTGGCGGGCGGCCTGA
- the fahA gene encoding fumarylacetoacetase yields the protein MPEQSPLDLAEGDPFGPHNLPYGVFSTADEPDRRRLGVRIGGHVLDAGAAAHALGSPYAALLAQPSLNPLLAAGRTAWRDVRRALTGWLTVPAHRPVVEPLLHPLDAVTLHLPYEVADYVDFYASEHHATNVGHIFRPDGDALTPNWKHLPIGYHGRAGTVVVSGTDVVRPAGQRKAPADPAPVFGPSVKLDIEAEVGFLVGTPSTLGSPVALGDFREHVFGLTLLNDWSARDIQAWEYVPLGPFLGKSFQTSVSAWVTPLEALDAARVAPPARDFALQPYLDDAAEEEPGGFDLRITVTINGEVVAEPPFSTMYWTAAQQLAHMTVNGASLRTGDLYGSGTVSGPEVGQRGSLLELTWNGRDVLELPFGKRTFLEDGDEVTLTAWAPGPDGTRIALGEVTGKIAPNAG from the coding sequence ATGCCCGAGCAGAGCCCGCTCGACCTGGCCGAGGGCGATCCCTTCGGCCCGCACAACCTTCCGTACGGCGTCTTCAGCACCGCCGACGAGCCCGACCGGCGCCGGCTGGGCGTCCGGATCGGCGGGCACGTGCTCGACGCGGGGGCCGCGGCACACGCGCTCGGCTCGCCGTACGCCGCGCTGCTCGCCCAGCCGAGCCTGAACCCGCTGCTCGCCGCCGGCCGCACCGCCTGGCGCGACGTGCGCCGCGCGCTCACCGGCTGGCTGACCGTGCCCGCGCACCGGCCGGTCGTCGAGCCGCTGCTGCACCCGCTGGACGCGGTCACGCTGCACCTGCCGTACGAGGTCGCGGACTACGTCGACTTCTACGCGAGCGAGCACCACGCCACCAACGTCGGGCACATCTTCCGCCCCGACGGCGACGCGCTCACCCCGAACTGGAAGCACCTGCCGATCGGCTACCACGGGCGGGCCGGCACCGTCGTGGTCTCCGGCACCGACGTGGTCCGCCCGGCCGGTCAGCGCAAGGCGCCCGCCGACCCGGCGCCGGTCTTCGGGCCGTCCGTGAAGCTGGACATCGAGGCGGAGGTCGGCTTCCTCGTCGGCACCCCGTCCACGCTCGGCAGCCCGGTCGCCCTCGGCGACTTCCGCGAGCACGTCTTCGGCCTGACGCTGCTCAACGACTGGTCGGCCCGTGACATCCAGGCCTGGGAGTACGTGCCGCTGGGCCCGTTCCTCGGCAAGTCCTTCCAGACCTCCGTCTCCGCCTGGGTGACCCCGCTGGAGGCCCTGGACGCCGCCCGGGTCGCGCCGCCCGCCCGCGACTTCGCCCTCCAGCCGTACCTGGACGACGCGGCCGAGGAGGAGCCCGGCGGCTTCGACCTGCGGATCACCGTGACGATCAACGGCGAGGTGGTGGCCGAGCCGCCGTTCTCCACCATGTACTGGACCGCCGCCCAGCAGCTGGCCCACATGACGGTGAACGGCGCCTCCCTGCGCACCGGCGACCTCTACGGCTCCGGCACGGTCTCCGGACCCGAGGTCGGCCAGCGCGGCTCGCTCCTCGAACTCACCTGGAACGGCCGCGACGTCCTCGAACTCCCCTTCGGCAAGCGGACGTTCCTGGAGGACGGCGACGAGGTCACGCTGACCGCCTGGGCGCCCGGACCGGACGGCACCCGGATCGCGCTCGGCGAGGTCACGGGCAAGATCGCGCCGAACGCGGGCTGA
- a CDS encoding helix-turn-helix transcriptional regulator, giving the protein MRGTTASPDTPEAPPPRGALPVHRLEVRLPDGVPFAVGSFDSIGPMSRAAFPHRHTFYEFVHVTRGTGTHVVDLARWELRPPHLGLILPGQVHHWEDARDLDGTVVLFTPEFLLDHPGDRELLRRLGAHPWLRLDSAEHARTARLMAELVEEYGRVDAGFATVLRSLLHVLLVRTARLGDRTEDRAPGRPSPGRHAVVAEEFAQLAARTGTDGVRSVRECAERLGVTPGYLTEAVRATLGRTPAGMLREARTQEAQRLLARTDLSVRQVAARTGFDDPAYFSRFFRREAGMSPGDFRKHHDRRVPSIEDAPGPA; this is encoded by the coding sequence ATGCGCGGGACCACCGCGTCGCCCGACACCCCCGAAGCCCCGCCCCCGCGCGGCGCGTTACCCGTGCACCGCCTGGAGGTCCGGCTCCCCGACGGCGTGCCCTTCGCCGTCGGCAGCTTCGACTCCATCGGCCCGATGTCCCGGGCCGCGTTCCCGCACCGCCACACCTTCTACGAGTTCGTCCACGTCACCCGGGGCACCGGCACCCACGTCGTCGACCTGGCCCGCTGGGAGCTGCGCCCGCCGCACCTGGGCCTGATCCTGCCGGGCCAGGTGCACCACTGGGAGGACGCCCGCGACCTCGACGGGACCGTCGTCCTGTTCACCCCCGAGTTCCTCCTCGACCACCCCGGCGACCGGGAACTCCTCCGCCGCCTCGGCGCACACCCCTGGCTCCGCCTCGACTCCGCCGAACACGCCCGCACCGCCCGCCTGATGGCCGAACTCGTCGAGGAGTACGGGCGGGTGGACGCCGGCTTCGCCACCGTGCTGCGGTCGCTGCTGCACGTCCTGCTGGTCCGTACGGCCCGCCTCGGCGACCGCACCGAGGACCGCGCGCCCGGGCGGCCGTCGCCCGGGCGGCACGCGGTGGTCGCCGAGGAGTTCGCCCAGCTGGCCGCCCGTACCGGGACCGACGGCGTCCGATCCGTACGGGAGTGCGCGGAGCGGCTCGGGGTCACCCCCGGCTACCTCACCGAGGCCGTACGGGCCACGCTCGGCCGCACCCCGGCCGGGATGCTCCGGGAGGCGCGCACCCAGGAGGCCCAACGGCTGCTCGCCCGGACCGACTTGTCGGTCCGGCAGGTCGCGGCCCGGACCGGCTTCGACGACCCCGCGTACTTCAGCCGGTTCTTCCGCCGGGAGGCCGGAATGAGCCCGGGGGACTTCCGAAAGCACCACGACCGCCGTGTTCCGTCCATCGAAGACGCCCCCGGACCGGCCTAG
- a CDS encoding CocE/NonD family hydrolase has translation MPATPKIRTDFPYETRHEDIRIPMPDGTRLYARVWRPLTDEPVPALLEYLPYRLTDWTAPRDWQRHPWYAGHGYASVRVDVRGHGNSEGLPGDEYDALELADGVAVVNWLAEQPWCTGKVGMFGISWGGFNSLQIAALAPEPLKAVVTVCSTDDRYDNDVHYMGGSVLAVDMHAWAATMLAFVARPPDPLYAGEEWRELWLKRLEAVEPLIHTWLAHQTRDAYWRHGSVCEDYSAVKAAVLAVGGWHDPYRDTVLRLVEHLPQDRVRGIIGPWSHQYPDRGLPPGPAIGFLQETLRWWDHHLKGADNDVMAEPLLRSWISDSHPPATLYEELPGRWVTDPAWPSPHVTPVTYAFAGDPVPVRSPQQTGLDAGRFFPFGNDADLPPDQRQEDAHSACFDFLVPDASSGGEPIDVLGRPAVDLRLLADAPTGQVIARLCDVAPDGSSTLVTRGVLNLSARYGRDRAVEAQIGEGEDVRFELNGIGHTFPPGHRVRLAVSSTYWPWIWPQPDAAGFTLDPAGSALTLPVRAPTQDAVGFADPEQSEPLGVSYPATLEEPRPERLVVRDVAKGEWRLEVDPRYGGTRVYPDGLEFTEDALETYTIAESGPLTARTRSDWSIRLHRPEMAWDVTIDTRSEIACDADSFLTSNEVICKEGGEVVFHRTWERAIPRTAG, from the coding sequence CGACGGGACACGGCTCTACGCCCGCGTGTGGCGCCCGCTCACCGACGAGCCCGTACCGGCGCTCCTGGAGTACCTGCCGTACCGCCTGACCGACTGGACCGCGCCCCGCGACTGGCAGCGCCACCCCTGGTACGCGGGCCACGGCTACGCCTCCGTACGGGTCGACGTCCGCGGCCACGGCAACAGCGAGGGCCTGCCCGGCGACGAGTACGACGCCCTGGAGCTCGCCGACGGCGTGGCCGTCGTGAACTGGCTCGCCGAACAGCCCTGGTGCACGGGGAAGGTCGGCATGTTCGGCATCTCCTGGGGCGGCTTCAACTCGCTCCAGATCGCCGCGCTCGCCCCCGAGCCGCTGAAGGCCGTCGTGACCGTCTGCTCCACCGACGACCGCTACGACAACGACGTGCACTACATGGGCGGCTCCGTCCTCGCCGTCGACATGCACGCCTGGGCGGCGACCATGCTCGCCTTCGTCGCCCGGCCGCCGGACCCGCTGTACGCGGGCGAGGAGTGGCGCGAGCTGTGGCTGAAGCGCCTGGAGGCCGTCGAGCCCCTCATCCACACCTGGCTCGCCCACCAGACCCGCGACGCCTACTGGAGGCACGGCAGCGTCTGCGAGGACTACTCCGCGGTCAAGGCCGCCGTCCTCGCCGTCGGCGGCTGGCACGACCCGTACCGCGACACCGTGCTCCGGCTGGTCGAGCACCTCCCCCAGGACCGCGTCCGCGGCATCATCGGGCCCTGGTCGCACCAGTACCCGGACCGCGGGCTGCCGCCCGGACCGGCGATCGGCTTCCTCCAGGAGACCCTGCGCTGGTGGGACCACCACCTCAAGGGCGCCGACAACGACGTGATGGCCGAGCCGCTGCTGCGCTCCTGGATCAGCGACTCGCACCCGCCGGCCACCCTGTACGAGGAGCTGCCCGGCCGCTGGGTCACCGACCCCGCCTGGCCCTCCCCGCACGTCACCCCCGTCACGTACGCCTTCGCCGGCGACCCGGTGCCGGTCCGCTCGCCCCAGCAGACCGGTCTGGACGCGGGCCGCTTCTTCCCCTTCGGCAACGACGCCGACCTGCCGCCGGACCAGCGCCAGGAGGACGCCCACTCGGCCTGCTTCGACTTCCTCGTGCCGGACGCCTCCTCCGGGGGCGAACCCATCGACGTCCTCGGCCGGCCCGCCGTCGACCTGCGCCTGCTGGCGGACGCGCCCACCGGCCAGGTCATCGCCCGGCTCTGCGACGTCGCCCCCGACGGCTCCTCCACCCTGGTCACCCGGGGCGTGCTCAACCTCTCCGCCCGCTACGGCCGCGACCGGGCCGTGGAGGCGCAGATCGGCGAAGGGGAGGACGTCCGCTTCGAGCTCAACGGCATCGGCCACACCTTCCCGCCCGGCCACCGGGTCCGGCTGGCCGTCTCCTCCACGTACTGGCCCTGGATCTGGCCCCAGCCCGACGCCGCCGGCTTCACCCTCGACCCGGCCGGCTCCGCGCTCACCCTGCCGGTCCGCGCCCCCACCCAGGACGCCGTCGGCTTCGCCGACCCCGAGCAGTCCGAACCCCTCGGCGTCAGCTACCCCGCCACCCTGGAGGAGCCCCGCCCCGAGCGCCTGGTGGTCCGGGACGTCGCCAAGGGCGAATGGCGCCTGGAGGTCGACCCGCGCTACGGCGGCACCCGCGTCTACCCCGACGGCCTCGAATTCACCGAGGACGCCCTGGAGACCTACACGATCGCCGAGTCCGGCCCGCTGACCGCCCGCACCCGCTCCGACTGGTCGATCCGCCTGCACCGCCCCGAGATGGCCTGGGACGTCACCATCGACACCCGCTCCGAGATCGCCTGCGACGCGGACTCGTTCCTGACCTCGAACGAGGTGATCTGCAAGGAGGGCGGCGAGGTGGTGTTCCACCGCACGTGGGAACGCGCCATTCCGCGCACGGCGGGGTGA